One genomic segment of Bombina bombina isolate aBomBom1 chromosome 4, aBomBom1.pri, whole genome shotgun sequence includes these proteins:
- the NEIL2 gene encoding endonuclease 8-like 2, which yields MPEGPTVRRFCSLVSPFVGQFVVKVGGSTRQIALQDLQGQHFLNCQVNIILHFDSKGFLVFYNCRMAWCSSPFSEPGCDILSPEFNKERALQSLAFPRPVCITLMDQKCFSGVGNIIKNEILYLAQIHPLSLGSVLPLDKLCILLDHAVSFTSDWLKSKMQRKGLHYHIYMKEYCPKGHQVTKESLGPTYGLKRLTWYCPECQPQVKSDQ from the exons ATGCCAGAAGGACCTACAGTACGAAGGTTCTGTTCCTTAGTCTCCCCTTTTGTTGGTCAGTTTGTGGTGAAGGTTGGAGGAAGCACCAGGCAGATAGCTCTCCAGGATTTGCAAGGGCAGCATTTCCTGAACTGTCAGGTAAACATCAT CCTTCACTTTGACAGTAAGGGTTTTTTGGTGTTTTACAATTGCCGCATGGCATGGTGCTCATCGCCATTTTCGGAACCTGGCTGTGATATTCTTTCCCCAGAATTTAATAAAGAGAGGGCCTTACAATCACTTGCCTTTCCAAGACCAGTCTGTATTACTCTGATGGACCAGAAGTGTTTCTCAGGAGTAG GTAACATCATAAAGAATGAGATCCTGTATTTGGCACAGATTCATCCTCTTTCTCTTGGTTCTGTCTTGCCATTGGATAAACTCTGTATTCTTCTAGATCATGCAGTCTCCTTCACTTCTGATTGGTTGAAAAGCAAGATGCAGAGAAAAGGCCTACACTACCATATCTATATGAAGGAATATTGCCCTAAGGGGCATCAGGTTACTAAAGAATCATTGGGGCCAACATATGGACTGAAGCGACTCACCTGGTATTGTCCTGAATGCCAGCCACAGGTGAAGTCAGACCAGTAA